The Candidatus Desulfatibia profunda genome segment GGGATCCGGCAATGTTGTCAACAACATTGCGACCTTAGGCGCCAAGGTATCCGTGGCAGGGGTTATCGGCACCGGCAGAAACGGACAACTTCTGCTTAACATGTTCAAAGAGCTTAACGTCGACACTTCCGGTATTATCCAGGAATCCGACCGTCCCACCACGATGAAAACAAGGATTATCGCGGCCAATCAGCAAGTCTTAAGAATTGACAGGGAAAAACGCAAACCGATATCTGAGACGACCGTCGCCAAGCTTGCAGCTTTTATTGAAAACAAAATCCCCGCTGTTGACGTGGTATTGATCTCCGATTACGGCAAAGGAGTGATTACGAACACCTTGCTGTCACGGTTGGTCGCAGCCGCTCGCAAGCACAACAAGATGACCATTGCCGACCCCAAAGGACTCGACTTTTCCAAATATTCCGGAGTATCTTTGCTGACCCCCAACAAAAAAGAGCTGGCCCTGGCCGCAGGCATCCAAATTGTCGATGAATCCACTCTTGCTGAAGCCGCAAATAAAATTCTCCGGACCGTTGCCATAGATAAGTTGTTGATAACATGCGGTAAAGACGGCATGGTCCTTTTCCAACCGAACAAAGCTCCATCCAAAGTCCATGCCCAGGCCCGGCAGGTATATGACGTCTCCGGCGCCGGTGACAGCGTCCTGGCCGTGCTTGGTCTGGGAATCGCCGCTGGAGAATCGTTTGAAGACGCGATGGCCCTTGCCAATACTGCCGCCGGAATCGTGGTGGGCAAGGTCGGCACAGCCACGGTTTCAAGGCAGGAGCTTGCCGCTGCTTTGCAGCCGGGCCGAGACAGCACCGCCATTAAGCACAAGCTGCTGTCCGATCTTCCGGTGCTTATTCAGGAACTCAAAAAAAAGGGCCAACGGATTGTATTGACGAACGGCTGCTTTGATTTGCTGCATACCGGCCACATTTTACTTTTTTCAGCCTCAAAACAGTTCG includes the following:
- the rfaE1 gene encoding D-glycero-beta-D-manno-heptose-7-phosphate kinase, with the protein product MHIDFSKFDRCRILVVGDLMIDEYLWGDVDRISPEAPVQIVSVNTEDYTLGGSGNVVNNIATLGAKVSVAGVIGTGRNGQLLLNMFKELNVDTSGIIQESDRPTTMKTRIIAANQQVLRIDREKRKPISETTVAKLAAFIENKIPAVDVVLISDYGKGVITNTLLSRLVAAARKHNKMTIADPKGLDFSKYSGVSLLTPNKKELALAAGIQIVDESTLAEAANKILRTVAIDKLLITCGKDGMVLFQPNKAPSKVHAQARQVYDVSGAGDSVLAVLGLGIAAGESFEDAMALANTAAGIVVGKVGTATVSRQELAAALQPGRDSTAIKHKLLSDLPVLIQELKKKGQRIVLTNGCFDLLHTGHILLFSASKQFGDVLIVAIDDDDSVKALKGPGRPVISAKERVRMISALDTVDYVIEFSSQELEKLIHIIRPDVLTKGSNYASEEVIGGKLVEQLGGRVALIPITADISSTRIINTIKGSNTAG